The following DNA comes from candidate division WOR-3 bacterium.
TCTCGCGTGCAAGTAATTGCGGCTTATCCTATTACGCCTCAAACGCAGGTTGTCGAACTATTATCCGAATTTTGTGCTTCGGGAAAGTTAAATGCAAAGTTTATTAAAGTCGAATCCGAGCATTCGGCAATGACCGCCTGTATTGCCGCATCTGCAACTGGTGCCAGGGCTTTTACTGCAACTTCTGCCCACGGTTTGGCTTTAATGCACGAGATGCTACACTGGGCCGCAGGTGCTCGTTTACCGGTAGTTTTGGCGAATATTAATCGGGCGATGGGACCGGGTTGGTCAGTGTGGACGGACCAAAATGACTCTTTATCCCAAAGAGATGTCGGCTGGATTCAATTATATTGTGAGTCGAATCAGGAAGTGTTAGATACTACAATTCAGGCATTCAAAATTGCTGAGACAGTTCATTTACCAGTTATGGTCATATTAGATGCTTTCGTCCTTTCCCATACCTCGGAAGCGGTCGATATTCCTGAACAACATCTGGTTGATAAATTCTTACCCCCATTTGAATTAAAAACTAAATTAGACATCGCAACCAAAAAGTCTTATGGCGGTTTGACTAATCCAGACCATTATTTTGAAATTCGCTATAAAATTCAGAAAGCCCACGAAAGAGCACTTCCCGTAATTAAAGATGTTGATGATGAGTTTGGTAAGATGTTTGGCCGAAGATACGGTGTAGTTGAGTCTTATCGTTGCGAGGATGCTAAGGTGATTTTAGTAACTTCAGGAACTATTACAGGCACCGCGCGCGTCGTAATTGATAAGATGCGCGAAGAAGGAAGAAAAGTTGGTTTGTTGAAACAGAAATTATTTAGACCGACTCCAGTAGATGAACTTCGCACAATATTATATAAAGCCCAAAAAATTGCGGTAATCGACCGAAATATATCTTTTGGCC
Coding sequences within:
- the porA gene encoding pyruvate ferredoxin oxidoreductase, yielding MRKVITGNHAVSYGAFLSRVQVIAAYPITPQTQVVELLSEFCASGKLNAKFIKVESEHSAMTACIAASATGARAFTATSAHGLALMHEMLHWAAGARLPVVLANINRAMGPGWSVWTDQNDSLSQRDVGWIQLYCESNQEVLDTTIQAFKIAETVHLPVMVILDAFVLSHTSEAVDIPEQHLVDKFLPPFELKTKLDIATKKSYGGLTNPDHYFEIRYKIQKAHERALPVIKDVDDEFGKMFGRRYGVVESYRCEDAKVILVTSGTITGTARVVIDKMREEGRKVGLLKQKLFRPTPVDELRTILYKAQKIAVIDRNISFGHSGVFAQEIKSALYGLPGAPPIFDYIIGIGGRDVTPDDIREIIEHTIKTEAPQEPIIWRGVRL